One segment of Megachile rotundata isolate GNS110a chromosome 4, iyMegRotu1, whole genome shotgun sequence DNA contains the following:
- the LOC100876968 gene encoding ATP-binding cassette sub-family F member 1 — MSTEKKISDVTKKISEMDTEETGKKLTHKEKKKLKKQQEYEKTMEMLTKTGGQGHSELESNFTLSQTQTQQRTNQQLENAVDIKVENFSIAAKGKELFTNASLLIAQGRRYGLVGPNGHGKTTLLRHIANRAFAIPPNIDVLYCEQEVIADDTPAVEVVLNADIKCKELQAECKKLEELVEQGDTSVQSRLQEVYEELKIIGADSAEPRARRILAGLGFSRAMQDRATKNFSGGWRMRVSLARALFLEPTLLLLDEPTNHLDLNAVIWLDNYLQGWKKTLLIVSHDQSFLDNVCTDIIHLDQQKLFYYKGNYSMFKKMYVQKRKEMIKAYEKQEKRLKDLKASGQSKKQAEKKQKEALTRKQEKNRTKMQKQEDDTAPIELLQKPRDYIVKFSFPDPPPLQPPILGLHNVTFAYEGQKPLFIEVDFGMDLNSRIAIVGPNGVGKSTFLKLLTGDLQPNRGEVSKNHRLRIGKFDQHSGEHLTAEETPSEYLMRLFNLPYEKARKQLGTFGLSSHAHTIKMKDLSGGQKARVALAELCLNAPDVVILDEPTNNLDIESIDALADAINDYKGGVIIVSHDERLIRETECCLYVIENQQINEIDGDFDDYRKELLESLGEVINNPSIAANAAVLQ, encoded by the exons ATGTCAACCGAGAAAAAGATATCAGATGTTACAAAGAAAATATCCGAAATGGACACGGAGGAGACGGGGAAGAAACTGACacataaagaaaagaaaaaattgaaaaaacaacAAGAATATGAGAAAACTATGGAAATGTTAACGAAGACCGGTGGCCAGGGTCATAGTGAACTCGAAAGTAATTTCACGTTGTCTCAAACTCAGACTCAACAACGTACCAATCAACAGTTAGAAAATGCAGTTGAcataaaagtagaaaattttaGCATAGCTGCTAAAGGAAAAGAACTTTTTACAAATGCTAGCTTGTTAATAGCACAAGGCAGACGTTATGGTTTAGTAGGACCAAATGG CCATGGTAAAACTACTTTATTACGTCACATTGCAAATAGAGCATTTGCTATTCCACCTAATATCGATGTTTTGTATTGTGAACAAGAAGTTATTGCTGATGATACACCAGCTGTAGAAGTAGTGCTTAATGCAGACATAAAGTGTAAAGAATTACAGGCAGAGTGCAAAAAACTAGAAGAATTGGTAGAACAAGGAGATACCTCTGTTCAAAGTAGATTACAAGAG GTTTATgaggaattaaaaattattggagCGGATTCTGCAGAACCACGTGCCAGAAGAATTCTTGCTGGTTTAGGTTTTAGTAGAGCCATGCAAGATCGTGCAACAAAAAATTTTTCTGGTGGTTGGCGTATGCGTGTTTCTCTTGCTAGAGCTTTGTTTTTAGAACCTACATTGTTATTACTTGATGAACCAACGAATCACCTTGATTTAAATGCTGTTATTTGGTTGGATAATTACCTTCAGGGTTGGAAGAAAACTTTACTGATTGTTTCTCATGACCAAAGTTTTTTGGATAACGTGTGTACAGATATAATTCACTTAGATcagcaaaaattattttactataaagGAAATTATAGTATGTTTAAGAAGATGTATGTACAAAAGAGAAAGGAAATGATTAAAGCATATGAGAAGCAAGAAAAACGACTTAAGGATCTTAAAGCTTCTGGTCAAAGCAAAAAACAAGCTGAAAAGAAACAGAAAGAAGCTTTAACTAGAAAACAAGAAAAGAATCGAACAAAAATGCAAAAACAAGAAGATGATACAGCACCTATCGAATTATTGCAGAAACCTAGAGATTATATAGTGAAATTTAGCTTTCCTGACCCACCTCCTTTACAACCACCAATTCTTGGTCTtcaca ATGTGACTTTTGCATATGAAGGACAAAAACCTTTATTTATTGAAGTTGATTTTGGAATGGACTTAAATTCTAGGATAGCCATAGTAGGACCTAACGGTGTTGGTAAATCCacgtttctaaaattattaacagGTGACTTACAACCAAACAGAGGAGAAGTATCAAAGAATCATCGATTG aGGATAGGTAAATTCGACCAGCACTCTGGTGAACATCTAACCGCCGAAGAAACACCTTCAGAATATTTAATGCGATTATTCAATCTTCCGTACGAAAAAGCTAGGAAACAATTAGGAACATTTGGACTTAGTTCTCACGCACACACGATTAAGATGAAAGATTTGTCTGGTGGTCAAAAAGCGCGAGTTGCTTTGGCAGAATTGTGTTTAAATGCACCTGATGTTGTAATTTTAGATGAACCGACAAACAATTTAGATATAGAATCTATCGACGCTCTAGCTGACGCGATCAATGATTACAAAGGAGGAGTAATTATTGTTTCTCACGATGAGCGTTTAATCAGAGAAACAGAATGTTGTTTGTACGTAATTGAAAATCAACAAATTAACGAGATCGATGGAGATTTCGATGACTATAGAAAAGAATTGTTGGAAAGTTTGGgagaagttattaataatccaAGTATAGCTGCAAATGCTGCAGTGTTACAATAA
- the LOC100882064 gene encoding adenylate kinase 8 isoform X2 — translation MNYFINHVQEIATQLAIQKPDDHLVFMKQYLKLAAKRLDVPKIVLIAPPNFDKLALAKVLQEELGVCPLTLKDLRNACCQDDVNICHCEESEDLALAMRKILESGSLHECGWLLIDLPRTRNEAKIFQRVGIIPSHVIHLIVSSEFENWENFCKDNCCQQFHASSKASKNSKNKLYLKNLQGLREAYNNLLVEVEVGIRTIDELGKDCAKLTKIKKHSGAPSLFRILLIGSRGSGCTTLGIYLAERFNLVHIDYDYIEEQARLQKNSVGEMLRLFEYKWGRRSKPEIRIRIVEKHIVQYECLKRGWVLTGYPKTVEDFKLLDLNPTPPNRVIFVKVNSDICRERLLNRRYNVFTGSKHNLSNEDRVDTDNQELGVHPNDYRLIVERDIQEHEEHVIDMMQYAGESAVKIDGNGDEKETREKVESCLMRSIPPWVSRVPRPPPEIDPMDIEFEIDDDLDSIISNDVHVHEPTYTFV, via the exons atgaattattttat AAACCATGTACAGGAAATTGCCACCCAATTAGCAATTCAAAAACCTGATGATCATCTCGTATTTATGAAGCAATATCTTAAACTTGCTGCGAAAAGGCTGGATGTTCCAAAGATCGTTCTCATCGCACCTCCAAATTTTG ATAAGTTGGCTTTAGCCAAAGTACTTCAGGAGGAATTAGGAGTTTGTCCCTTGACTTTGAAAGATCTTCGTAATGCATGTTGCCAAGATGATGTT AACATTTGTCACTGCGAGGAATCGGAAGATCTTGCATTGGCAATGAGAAAGATTCTAGAAAGTGGAAGTTTACACGAATGCGGATGGCTGCTCatag ATTTACCAAGGACAAGAAACGAAGCGAAAATATTTCAACGTGTCGGCATAATACCAAGTCACGTGATACATCTTATAGTTTCAAGCGAATTTG AAAACTGGGAAAATTTTTGTAAGGATAATTGTTGCCAACAATTTCATGCATCATCAAAAGcttcgaaaaattcgaaaaataagctttacttgaaaaatttacaaGGATTGCGAGAAGCATACAACAATTTGCTAGTT GAAGTCGAAGTTGGTATTAGGACCATCGACGAACTTGGAAAGGATTGTGCAAAATTGACAAAGATAAAGAAACATTCTGGAGCGCCGTCACTCTTTCGCATCCTGCTCATTGGATCAAGAGGATCCGGTTGTACTACATTAGGAATATACTTGGCCGAACGATTCAACCTCGTTCACA TCGATTACGATTACATCGAGGAACAAGCGCGTCTACAAAAAAATTCTGTAGGAGAGATGCTTCGATTGTTCGAATACAAATGGGGACGAAGATCCAAGCCGGAGATTAGAATACGGATTGTCGAA AAACATATTGTCCAGTACGAGTGTTTGAAAAGAGGCTGGGTTCTGACTGGATATCCAAAGACTGTGGAAGATTTTAAGCTATTGGATTTGAATCCTACCCCGCCGAATAG GGTAATATTTGTGAAAGTGAACAGCGATATCTGTAGAGAAAGATTGCTCAATCGTCGTTACAATGTCTTCACTGGCAGCAAGCATAACTTATCTAATGAAGATCGCGTTGACACGGATAACCAAGAATTAGGTGTTCACCCTAATGATTACAGATTGATCGTTGAACGAGAT ATTCAAGAGCATGAAGAACACGTAATCGATATGATGCAATATGCGGGCGAATCCGCAGTGAAAATTGATGGAAACGGAGATGAAAAAGAGACTCGTGAAAAGGTAGAATCATGTCTAATGCGTTCAATACCACCTTGGGTTTCGAGAGTACCAAGACCTCCGCCGGAAATCGATCCAATGGACATTGAATTTGAAATAGATGATGATCTCGATTCCATTATATCGAATGATGTGCATGTACACGAACCAACATATACCTTTGTTTAA
- the LOC100882064 gene encoding adenylate kinase 8 isoform X3, with product MFQRSFSSHLQILYFMDTDKLALAKVLQEELGVCPLTLKDLRNACCQDDVNICHCEESEDLALAMRKILESGSLHECGWLLIDLPRTRNEAKIFQRVGIIPSHVIHLIVSSEFENWENFCKDNCCQQFHASSKASKNSKNKLYLKNLQGLREAYNNLLVEVEVGIRTIDELGKDCAKLTKIKKHSGAPSLFRILLIGSRGSGCTTLGIYLAERFNLVHIDYDYIEEQARLQKNSVGEMLRLFEYKWGRRSKPEIRIRIVEKHIVQYECLKRGWVLTGYPKTVEDFKLLDLNPTPPNRVIFVKVNSDICRERLLNRRYNVFTGSKHNLSNEDRVDTDNQELGVHPNDYRLIVERDIQEHEEHVIDMMQYAGESAVKIDGNGDEKETREKVESCLMRSIPPWVSRVPRPPPEIDPMDIEFEIDDDLDSIISNDVHVHEPTYTFV from the exons ATGTTCCAAAGATCGTTCTCATCGCACCTCCAAATTTTG tattttatgGATACAGATAAGTTGGCTTTAGCCAAAGTACTTCAGGAGGAATTAGGAGTTTGTCCCTTGACTTTGAAAGATCTTCGTAATGCATGTTGCCAAGATGATGTT AACATTTGTCACTGCGAGGAATCGGAAGATCTTGCATTGGCAATGAGAAAGATTCTAGAAAGTGGAAGTTTACACGAATGCGGATGGCTGCTCatag ATTTACCAAGGACAAGAAACGAAGCGAAAATATTTCAACGTGTCGGCATAATACCAAGTCACGTGATACATCTTATAGTTTCAAGCGAATTTG AAAACTGGGAAAATTTTTGTAAGGATAATTGTTGCCAACAATTTCATGCATCATCAAAAGcttcgaaaaattcgaaaaataagctttacttgaaaaatttacaaGGATTGCGAGAAGCATACAACAATTTGCTAGTT GAAGTCGAAGTTGGTATTAGGACCATCGACGAACTTGGAAAGGATTGTGCAAAATTGACAAAGATAAAGAAACATTCTGGAGCGCCGTCACTCTTTCGCATCCTGCTCATTGGATCAAGAGGATCCGGTTGTACTACATTAGGAATATACTTGGCCGAACGATTCAACCTCGTTCACA TCGATTACGATTACATCGAGGAACAAGCGCGTCTACAAAAAAATTCTGTAGGAGAGATGCTTCGATTGTTCGAATACAAATGGGGACGAAGATCCAAGCCGGAGATTAGAATACGGATTGTCGAA AAACATATTGTCCAGTACGAGTGTTTGAAAAGAGGCTGGGTTCTGACTGGATATCCAAAGACTGTGGAAGATTTTAAGCTATTGGATTTGAATCCTACCCCGCCGAATAG GGTAATATTTGTGAAAGTGAACAGCGATATCTGTAGAGAAAGATTGCTCAATCGTCGTTACAATGTCTTCACTGGCAGCAAGCATAACTTATCTAATGAAGATCGCGTTGACACGGATAACCAAGAATTAGGTGTTCACCCTAATGATTACAGATTGATCGTTGAACGAGAT ATTCAAGAGCATGAAGAACACGTAATCGATATGATGCAATATGCGGGCGAATCCGCAGTGAAAATTGATGGAAACGGAGATGAAAAAGAGACTCGTGAAAAGGTAGAATCATGTCTAATGCGTTCAATACCACCTTGGGTTTCGAGAGTACCAAGACCTCCGCCGGAAATCGATCCAATGGACATTGAATTTGAAATAGATGATGATCTCGATTCCATTATATCGAATGATGTGCATGTACACGAACCAACATATACCTTTGTTTAA
- the LOC100882064 gene encoding adenylate kinase 8 isoform X1: MAGLQETEKRVGLMNAQFLAYLEKHRIYELFYEIATQLAIQKPDDHLVFMKQYLKLAAKRLDVPKIVLIAPPNFDKLALAKVLQEELGVCPLTLKDLRNACCQDDVNICHCEESEDLALAMRKILESGSLHECGWLLIDLPRTRNEAKIFQRVGIIPSHVIHLIVSSEFENWENFCKDNCCQQFHASSKASKNSKNKLYLKNLQGLREAYNNLLVEVEVGIRTIDELGKDCAKLTKIKKHSGAPSLFRILLIGSRGSGCTTLGIYLAERFNLVHIDYDYIEEQARLQKNSVGEMLRLFEYKWGRRSKPEIRIRIVEKHIVQYECLKRGWVLTGYPKTVEDFKLLDLNPTPPNRVIFVKVNSDICRERLLNRRYNVFTGSKHNLSNEDRVDTDNQELGVHPNDYRLIVERDIQEHEEHVIDMMQYAGESAVKIDGNGDEKETREKVESCLMRSIPPWVSRVPRPPPEIDPMDIEFEIDDDLDSIISNDVHVHEPTYTFV; encoded by the exons ATGGCGGGATTACAGGAAACAGAAAAAAGAGTGGGTCTGATGAACGCGCAGTTTTTAGCGTATTTAGAGAAGCACCGcatatatgaattattttat GAAATTGCCACCCAATTAGCAATTCAAAAACCTGATGATCATCTCGTATTTATGAAGCAATATCTTAAACTTGCTGCGAAAAGGCTGGATGTTCCAAAGATCGTTCTCATCGCACCTCCAAATTTTG ATAAGTTGGCTTTAGCCAAAGTACTTCAGGAGGAATTAGGAGTTTGTCCCTTGACTTTGAAAGATCTTCGTAATGCATGTTGCCAAGATGATGTT AACATTTGTCACTGCGAGGAATCGGAAGATCTTGCATTGGCAATGAGAAAGATTCTAGAAAGTGGAAGTTTACACGAATGCGGATGGCTGCTCatag ATTTACCAAGGACAAGAAACGAAGCGAAAATATTTCAACGTGTCGGCATAATACCAAGTCACGTGATACATCTTATAGTTTCAAGCGAATTTG AAAACTGGGAAAATTTTTGTAAGGATAATTGTTGCCAACAATTTCATGCATCATCAAAAGcttcgaaaaattcgaaaaataagctttacttgaaaaatttacaaGGATTGCGAGAAGCATACAACAATTTGCTAGTT GAAGTCGAAGTTGGTATTAGGACCATCGACGAACTTGGAAAGGATTGTGCAAAATTGACAAAGATAAAGAAACATTCTGGAGCGCCGTCACTCTTTCGCATCCTGCTCATTGGATCAAGAGGATCCGGTTGTACTACATTAGGAATATACTTGGCCGAACGATTCAACCTCGTTCACA TCGATTACGATTACATCGAGGAACAAGCGCGTCTACAAAAAAATTCTGTAGGAGAGATGCTTCGATTGTTCGAATACAAATGGGGACGAAGATCCAAGCCGGAGATTAGAATACGGATTGTCGAA AAACATATTGTCCAGTACGAGTGTTTGAAAAGAGGCTGGGTTCTGACTGGATATCCAAAGACTGTGGAAGATTTTAAGCTATTGGATTTGAATCCTACCCCGCCGAATAG GGTAATATTTGTGAAAGTGAACAGCGATATCTGTAGAGAAAGATTGCTCAATCGTCGTTACAATGTCTTCACTGGCAGCAAGCATAACTTATCTAATGAAGATCGCGTTGACACGGATAACCAAGAATTAGGTGTTCACCCTAATGATTACAGATTGATCGTTGAACGAGAT ATTCAAGAGCATGAAGAACACGTAATCGATATGATGCAATATGCGGGCGAATCCGCAGTGAAAATTGATGGAAACGGAGATGAAAAAGAGACTCGTGAAAAGGTAGAATCATGTCTAATGCGTTCAATACCACCTTGGGTTTCGAGAGTACCAAGACCTCCGCCGGAAATCGATCCAATGGACATTGAATTTGAAATAGATGATGATCTCGATTCCATTATATCGAATGATGTGCATGTACACGAACCAACATATACCTTTGTTTAA